A stretch of DNA from Zonotrichia leucophrys gambelii isolate GWCS_2022_RI chromosome 28, RI_Zleu_2.0, whole genome shotgun sequence:
TTAAAGTCCATCCAATCCCacctttcactatcccaggtggctctgagccctgtccaacccgaccttggacacttccagccacagcttctctggaaatcTGCTCCAAAGTCTCCTTAAACCCAATCCAACCCTCCCCTGCCTCAGTTCCAGACCATTCCCTCATGTCCTAGCCCTCCCTGCAGGGTACAagttgttttctctctgctttatCAGCTCCTTTCAAGGccactgagcagccctgggtgcctGCAGGTGCCCAGCCATGGACCCAGCGAGTctgggtgccctgggcacagggattaGTGCCAGGCCAGGGAGCACGGCTGGGATCAACCCCAGGCACGGCAGCTTtgatccagcccagcagccctggggcagggaggacagcagggggagggcagggctgtttgCTGGGATAATCCCTCCCTCCAGCTCTTTTGTTCTGCCTGAATccaaagcccagcccagagcactgaaacgctgcctggagcagcagcagggccctgtTCTTCCCGAGGAAAGGAGGgtggggacagcgtggggacagcTCCATGCCTGCCTTTGtcaccagcccagcctggaatCTCCAAAGATCCCCGGCTCCTCTCAGCCCAGTGCACAGGCACTCGGCCTTTGGGAGCTGCTCAGGCGTGACACCAGCCCGGTGTCACCCACACAGGGACACAatgggcacacacagagccccagggcagagcagaggggctggggaagggcagggcaggctgtgcccccCTCACCTCCTGCAGGATGTCCGTGGGTTTGCTCTGGGCCGTGGGGTTGGGCCGGGCTTTGGTCGGTTCCTCGTCAGAGTCGGAATCCTCCAGGAGCCGCCGGTTCTGGGCCTGTTCCAGCAtggccctgctgggacacacgagggctggggctgcatccatccctctgccaggccctgctggctccagcagagctggggacagcacaggagcCTCGGGATCCCCCTTCCCAAGGGGTTTTGTGCCAGCCTGAGGGGTGGCAGCGCTGGgatctggagctgcagcctaGAGCAGGGACTGTGCCCTTCCCAGAGGATTGGacccccccagcagccccagaccCCACAggatcccagcctggctggcctGGAAGGACCCCCCACTCCTTCCCCCTGACCACTctgccaggacaggctgggatcTCCTCCCACCCCCCAATCCTGGTCACCCAttccccctctcccagccctctcaCTTCATCTCCTGCTcgtcctcctcctgctccctgcgcctctgctcctcctccagctccttgtaCTGCTTCAGCATGGCCTCAAAGTCTACGTTGGCCTGGCGTTGGTTgagctccttcagctcctgcaggttCTCCAGGACCTCCATCTCCAGCTTGGAGTCCTTGGTCCGGTTCTCCAGCACCTGGGTGGGAGAAGTTGGGATATttgaggcagcagagcctgacaGGAGCCTCCAACACCTCCCCACAAGAggatcctcctcatcctcatttTGGGTAGGACAGCAAAGCCTGAATGGCTGCAAagtctctgctggggctggggaggctcaggCAGTGGCAGAGGTTTCCTGCACTCCTTGTACCTTCATGGGATTGTtgagctcctcctcctccctctccttctgcatcctcttctcctcctcctccaggagtTTCTCTGCCTGGAAGTTCCTGGTGGCTCCGTGCTCCATGGTGTAATCTGTGTTCTCAGGGTCTGTCTGagggggaacagcagcagcacaagcactgAGGGTGGGGGTCCTGCTCCAGgcaccccagagccaccccagagccacACAACCCCAGCCCCATCAACTGGGCAAGGGCTGatccagcccaaaccccaccctgagactcagctgctgtggttttgtggttCTCCAAACCCACCACACTCTTTAATACATTCACCAGAAATCCTCAAATCAGGGAACCAAAATAACCCACTCCATCAGCCTTTGCTGGGCAGGAGTCAGGGAATCAGGGAAcagcctgagctggaagggacagcagctcctgcctctgagTGGGACAACCCCACCAACCCCACTGTCCAAGGGCTCCTGGCAGCCCCCATTCCTTGGGGGCATTCAACCCACCACTATGGGGGgaaaaacctttccctgatctccatcccaccatcctgaggggaaaaaccttaaacctttccctgatctccatcccATCACCCTGAggtgaaaaacctttccctgatctccatcccatcaccctgaggggaaaaacctttccctgatctccatcccATCACCCTGAGGGGAAAAACCTTAAACCTTACCCTGatctccatcccacagccctgaggggaaaaacctttccctgatctccatcccAACATCCTGAGGTGAAAAACCTTCCCCTGatctccatccccaccatcctgaggggaaaaacctttccctgatctccatcccacggccctgaggggaaaaacctttccctgatctccatcccaacatcctgaggggaaaaacctttccttgatctccatcccatcatcctgaggggaaaaacctttccctgatctccatcccACCATCCTGAGGGCAAAAACTtttccctgatctccatcccATCACCCTAAggtgaaaaacctttccctgatctccatcccatcaccctgaggggaaaaacctttccctgatctccatcccaccaccctgaggggaaaaacctttccctgatctccatcccACCATCCTGAGGAgaaaaacctttccctgatctccatcccaccaccctgaggggaaaaacctttccctgatctccatccccaccatcctgaggggaaaaacctttccctgatctccatccccaccatctTGGGGGGAAAATctttccctgatctccatccctggcacagctccagcctctccctggtgtTGAATTTGCAGCAACCCcaatgaggggagagatgactgaatctgactccatgttttcagaaggctgatttattattttatcatctaTATTATGTCAAAGAATGCTgactaaagaatagagaaaggatataGACAGAGAGCTTAACAAGAATGACAATGAAAAtttgtgactccttccagagtcccaaaCACAACTGGCTGTGATTGgtgattaaataaaaacaattcacatgaaaccaatcaaacaaccacctgctggatatgaaaaaaatctcaaaaaccAATCTCAAAAATCTCAacatccaaagcagcaaaacacaggagaagcaatcagataattaatgttttcatttttctctgaggcttctcagcttcccaggagagaaatcctgggcagaggggatttttcagaaaatgtgacagtgacaccctgGGATGCTGAGGCCAGGCTGACCCTGAAGGTGatctcagccaggctggggctcaggggggcTCACCTTGAATGTGATCTCGGCCAAACACCGAGTGCACTTGATGTAGAAGCGGAAGATGGGCAGCCCCAGGTAGGACTCGTTCTGCACCGTCTCCTTGCGGGCGTTGAACTTCTTGCCCTTGTAGATGTACTCCCCACACGTCTTGCACCtggccaggggcagggaaacGTCCtcagggggcagcagggagggtgtGGGGTAGTTTTGGGGTCGCCAGGATGAAGGTGGAATTGAGAATTTGACTCTGTGTCCAtgctcctggtgctgggtgGGTGTTGAGGTCATTCCaacccatcccaacccatcccagGGGTGATCCAATTATTCCAGGAGTGACCCCACAGTCCCAGGAGTGACcccagggctccagggctgctctcacctCATGTTGAAGGGGGCCATGAGCCTCACCACGTACTGCCGGTCCTTGGGCAGCTTCAGCTTCGGGATCTTGGCCGGATCAAAGTCCGGGGGGTAATATTTCTGTGGACAGAGGAGATTTGGGGGTTCTGGGAGTGTTTTTATGGACACAGAGCggatttgggggttctgggAGTGCTTTTATGGATACAGAGTGGATTTGAGGGTTCTGGGAGTGTTTTTATGGACACAGAGCggatttgggggttctgggAGTGTTTTTATGGACACAGAGCggatttgggggttctgggAGTGTTTCTGTGGACACAGAGCggatttgggggttctgggAGTGTTTTTATGGACACAgagtggatttggggattctggaGCACCGGGAATCTCCTCACTCCCCACAGCTCCgccaggaggctgcagccaggtggggctcgggctctgctgccaggaaacagcagcaggatgagagGAAGCGGCTCCAGCGAGGATTTAAACCGGACACCGGGAATTCCCTCATGAGAAGGAATAGGGTTGATAAACTCTGAATGAGCTCCAGGGGGGTctggagtctccatccctggaggtgcccaagcACGGCCTGGACGGGCACGcggtgctcggggctggggacagggcgggcaccgggcacagctgggattcGATCCCcggtcttttccagcctgagtgATCCCGAATCAACCGGGacccccccagagccctccccGGGCCCAGACCGGCTCGGGACGCTCCCGTGACCTCTCTGACGGGGATTTGTCCCCAACTCACGTTCAGCACTTTCCGTTCCGACATCGCTGCGGCTTCTCTCGATCCCCGGTGCTACCGGCGCGGCCTCCGCGCTCCTCACCGCTTCCGGGTGTGGCTCCGCCCCCTTCGCCGCTCATTGGCGCAGCGAGCCGCGGCCTCCCGCCCCTTGCTTGTTATTGGCTGATCCAGCTGCCTGTCAAAGGACCCGCCCACGGCTGTTGTGCAACCCAGCCTAGAGTCCGCCGGAAAGCCGCAACCTCACAAGGGGTTCCGCACATTCTTGGGTCCTGGCGGGCGGATGTCCTCTGGCTGGGGTTCCCCTGGGCTGCGATCTGGGCCTGGGGAAACTCGGCTTCCTCACAGCAACATGGGATGTGGGCCCCGGTCTCCCCTGATCTCCCCTGACACCTACTCATCATGTAGCTAACAGTCCCTAAACCGTCTGGTTCGTGTTTAAAATGTCACTTTCTTCCTAAAAACCGAGGACTCTGAGTCCTGTTAAGTTTGCAGCCGTTTTTTCGCTCACTCCACTGAGCATGCGCAGCCATGGCAGCCATGCTGTACGGCACCTCCGCACTGCGCATGCGGCGTTGCCGTTGCCGCCATTCCGTACAGCGCGTCTCCCAGCGCGGGTAGCCCCAGGTGCCGCTGCCGGCTGCCCCGCCCGCACCgcgtggctgcagccctgcgcACTGTCAGATCTTCACTCGCCGGTGCTGCCCGCCCCTCCCGCACGGCGCCGCCACTCCGCGCCCGCGCAGATCCGCCATTACCGCCGGCGGTGCCGTCTCAGCGCGCATGCGCAGTGCATCACGCGCCCGTTTCCACCTCCCCGAGCACCGCCCATTCCCCGTCGCGCGCATGCGCGGAgcggcgccccctggcggcccgGCCTGCGCCGCCGTCCCGTCGTGCCCCGCGCTCCCCACACAAAGGACGTGCTGGGAAatggcggcggccgcggcctcGCAAAACGCCCCCGGGAAAATGGAGCCGCccccggcggcggccgcggtGGCAGCAGCGGCTCCGCCAGCGCCCAACGGGGCGGCCGGCGCGGGGGGGCCGCCCCCCAAGAGGTAGGAGGGCCGTGAGGGGCCGCGCTGCCGGTGGGGCCGAGGGGCCGCGTGCGGCCTCCGCGCTCCTGGGCCCGGCCTGAGGGCGGCGGGACGGACCGGGGCCGGCGGGGGGTCCCGGAGAGATCGTTACCGGTGCGGGGCCGCTCCTGGCGCTGCGGCCGCTGCTCCCTCCGGGCACGCCTTGGGATCCCGGGCGGGGCCGTCCCGGAGGCGCCTCCGGGGCTCCCGCGGCGCTCTGGGCCGGGTCCCGGCGGGCGGGGAGCCCTGGGGTCACCCCCATTCCCTGAGATCACCCCAATCCTCTGGGATCACCCCAGTCCTCTGGGATCCcctcaggaaaagctgctgctgagttCTGGCGGAGTTTGGGGATGTTTAAGTTCATTGCTTTCTGTGCTCTCAGTAAGTTGTGAGAACTCCGTTGCTCTCAGCACCCCCCTGATCCTGCTGCTCgcttttttgctcctttttggAGGTAATTTACGCGTGAGGGGATTTAGGAGCGCACACACCTCGAGGGTGAGAGAGTTTAAGGTGGTTCCGGGGAGGGGTTGCACAATCCCTCGGTAAAACGTTACAGAAATTCAAACCAGAATCGGCCCCGCTGCAGTTCCGGCTCTGTGAACGTGGGGATGAAGGGCACAAAAagcctctgctgcttctcactTCCTCGTGTTGGTGCTCGATGGAAATTCCACAGTTGGCAAAGCCGGTTTTGGTGCCAAATGCACTGAATAGAAAGTTCTTCTCTCCCTCAGGGCGTTTTTGCGCTCGGTTTTATGGCGGGGTGATAAGAATCAGGTTGAACCTGGTGTGCTGTGATTCCTGCTGCAGACTCGAGCTTGGGTTTGTGTTTGCCGAGACCAGGAACAGCTTTCCAAGTGTCGCTTTAGGGGAAAAAGATCCatattcattttgttttccattggAGAGCAGTCAGACTGTGCTTTGGGCAATAAAATAGTGACAGACACATTTCATTGACTCTGCAGCTtgagccaggcagggccagagacatcccagggacagggaaaggttTCCCACCCTGGATTCTGTTCCCAGCACTCCTGGGAATGTGCAATCAGCAGTTTGTCTGCATGAGCAGCCAGTTCATTCCTGGAAGTATAAATAAAGATATCTGTGCTGTGATTTTGGTTTTCCTGACCCTGTGAGGTTTGGGATGCCTCCAGGGAATTTGTTTGTGTCTGCAGGTGCAGTTCTGTTTGGAATGTCCAGCTCCACATTTCCACAGGGATAACACCAACACTCCTGTGGCCTTGGGGAAATGCAGTTTAAGAAATAACAACTAAAATCTGAGTGCAGCTTTTAACACAGCTGCACTTTGTGTTACTTCATCAACCAAACAGAAATGAAGGTGGAAAAAGGATTGTCCTATTTCAAGTCtaattttgaagttttaattgtttcattaattaaaaagcttttaaaaagttcAGTGAAAGACTGGAAaattcccatccctgtgcctggaAAAGCTTTGGCTGCTGAGTGATggaagcagaacagaaatattatCAAAAGAAACCTTCAGAGGTTTCTacattctttatttcctttttccctgcaggctgtTGTGTTGAAATGGTCCTGAagggatttcctgggatttctgaCCCAGAATTTGCAGGGCTGCACAGGTGCTGGGTTGGGAAAAGCTCAGGCCAGAGAGATTGTAGAAACTTCAGCTTTTTTACCTGATGTGCTCTGAATTCCTCCTCAAGAGGTGTTGGTCCATCTTCTCCAACTGAGTGAGCAAGGAGATTAATTGGATTAGTGAAAGGAATTATGTAAGACTGAAGCTGAAGCTTTTTCTTcacttggtttggttttttttcctttgaagtcGAGTTGGGCTTTTGgggtcctttcccacccaaactgcTCAGGGGttcagtgctgcagccctggtttGTTCCTTACctgtcctttcccacccaaactgcTCAGGGGttcagtgctgcagccctggtttGTTCCTTACctgtcctttcccacccaaactgctctgattttgttccCTCTGTGGTTTTTCCCACCCAGACTGCTCAGGGgtcagtgctgcagccctggtttTGTTCTGGCCCCCTGTTTCCATGCCCACCATCTCACAGGGCCCTCTGGTTTGTGCCCTCTGGTTTTGTCGCCTCTGTTCTCCCGTGTCCACTCTGGTTTTGTCCCTCTGGTTTTGTCCCTCTGGTTTTGTCCCTCTGGTTTTGTCCCTCTGGTTTTGTCCCTCTGGTTTTGTCCCTCTGGTTCTGTTCTGCCCCATGCCCAGAGCTCACAGGCTCTCTGGTTTTGTTctggccctgctccatccccagagctcaCAGGGCCCTCTGGTTTTGTCCCTCTGGTTTTGTCcctctggttttgttctgtCCCTGTTCCATGCCCAGCATCTCACAGGGCTCTCTGGTTTTGTCCCTCTGGTTTTGTCCCTCTGGTTTTGTTctggccctgctccatccccagagctcaCAGGGCTCTCTGGTTTCTGCCGCCATCCCAGAGCTCACAGGGCCTCTGGTTTTGTCCCTCTGGTTTTGTCCCTCTGTTTGTCCCCTGTTTtgcctggctccatcccagagctcacAGGGCTCTCTGGTTCTGTCCCTCTGGTTCTGTCCCTCTGGTTCTgttctgccccatccccagagctcaCAGGCTCTCTCCTTGCAGCGAAGGCGAGCGCCCGACgcccaatgagaagaagaaggagaaggggatgaAGAGGGGAGGGAATCGCTTCGAGCCCTACGCCAACCCCGCCAAGAGGTACCGA
This window harbors:
- the YJU2 gene encoding splicing factor YJU2, translated to MSERKVLNKYYPPDFDPAKIPKLKLPKDRQYVVRLMAPFNMRCKTCGEYIYKGKKFNARKETVQNESYLGLPIFRFYIKCTRCLAEITFKTDPENTDYTMEHGATRNFQAEKLLEEEEKRMQKEREEEELNNPMKVLENRTKDSKLEMEVLENLQELKELNQRQANVDFEAMLKQYKELEEEQRRREQEEDEQEMKAMLEQAQNRRLLEDSDSDEEPTKARPNPTAQSKPTDILQEDPQPQSKRPRMESWERSVGKLSTKAQLAGLVARRKEKEKADPALENGMETRGTTASTGSLPAAAATSSLGLLGAYSDSEDSASD